One Clarias gariepinus isolate MV-2021 ecotype Netherlands chromosome 5, CGAR_prim_01v2, whole genome shotgun sequence genomic region harbors:
- the LOC128524728 gene encoding protein SIX6OS1, producing MDDQSGWVNLDNLLLQLALETRELAQNKDDLTREIQNFKADIEEKKKCVDETHKSIKTLEQDIQQKQNTVKCYKENVKSLRGASDLLLQYEKMLEAELERRQESYNQDMQVFQERMENYWKIFRQHKEEYLQNPLATKLLKIQDENEEIERRIRAKEEEIIAKEKELKALHENHDMCDSVQKHVKLNEQRASPPESDSQSGVNVTSHQDPQPQVTKTEQENLQIEMDEKALENDHDQADGVDESNLSEVGVIGSTVWAESEISREQSQEVDQNEQEHTAEVDMNMKTPCESNAVEEMIEAEEQQESEEASVEKSGNEGEACPRLSPMQMRALDMPTFSLISPSTSQGQQLSGEPPVFDFSAISGPNTPTFSGFDCSFEVGPSQHEESPFTFSSSYFSKKSPEAKMAGFLFDESEICPEEEFAFSFSSKSPQEQQSGSGGTGDAFPFSFNFGKF from the exons ATGGATGACCAGTCTGGTTGGGTAAATTTGGACAACCTTTTGCTGCAGTTAG CTTTAGAGACGAGAGAATTAGCCCAAAACAAGGATGACTTGACACGAGAAATTCAAA ATTTTAAAGCAGAcatagaagaaaagaagaaatgtgTTGATGAAACTCATAAGTCTATAAAGACATTAGAGCAGGACAttcagcaaaaacaaaacactgtcaAATGTTATAAGGAAAATGTTAAAAG TCTTCGTGGAGCTAGTGATCTTCTGCTTCAGTATGAGAAGATGCTGGAAGCTGAGCTCGAAAGAAGGCAGGAAAGCTATAATCAGGACAT gCAAGTGTTTCAGGAAAGAATGGAAAACTACTGGAAAATCTTTCGGCAGCATAAAGAGGAGTATTTGCAGAATCCTCTGGCTACAAAGCTCCTAAAGATTCAGGATGAGAATGAAGAAATTGAAAGAAGAATCCGAGCAAAGGAAGAGGAAATAatagcaaaagaaaaagaattaaaagcTCTGCATG agaacCATGACATGTGTGACAG TGTTCAGAAACATGTTAAATTGAATGAACAGCGAGCATCACCACCTGAGAGTGACAGTCAGTCTGGAGTAAATGTGACATCACATCAAGATCCTCAACCACAG GTTACTAAGACAGAACAGGAGAATCTTCAGATTGAGATGGATGAGAAGGCTTTGGAGAACGATCATGACCAAGCAGATGGTGTTGATGAGTCAAATTTATCTGAAGTGGGTGTAATTGGTAGCACCGTATGGGCAGAGTCAGAAATAAGCCGTG AACAAAGTCAAGAAGTAGACCAAAATGAACAGGAACACACAGCAGAAGTG GACATGAATATGAAGACCCCCTGTGAGTCCAATGCGGTCGAGGAGATGATAGAGGCTGAAGAGCAGCAGGAGAGCGAAGAAGCCTCAGTGGAGAAGAGCGGCAATGAGGGAGAAGCGTGTCCCCGGTTGTCCCCCATGCAAATGCGTGCACTGGATATGCCAACATTCAgtctaat CAGCCCCAGTACATCTCAGGGTCAGCAATTGAGCGGAGAACCACCAGTGTTCGATTTCTCTGCGATCTCTGGACCAAACACCCCCACATTCTCTGGCTTTGACTGCAGCTTTGAAGTGGGGCCGAGCCAACACGAG GAGTCACCTTTTACATTCTCAAGCTCTTATTTTAGCAAG AAGTCTCCTGAAGCAAAGATGGCAG GATTTCTGTTTGATGAATCAGAGATCTGTCCAGAGGAGGAATTTGCCTTTTCGTTCAGCTCCAAGAGCCCTCAGGAGCAGCAGTCCGGGTCAGGAGGGACTGGAGATGCATTCCCGTTTTCCTTCAACTTTGGGAAATTTTAA
- the tmem169b gene encoding transmembrane protein 169, whose amino-acid sequence MEQVEQSGSESPQPSSIQSDTSTAPAEEGNSGTSTRRKRRKREQRPESIIVYRSDTERTDGDERSGDVEVTERNSEEGAKFLSTPTGEGGWNLPPDSRYVTLTGTITRGKKKGQVVDIHVTLTEKELREMAKSKERLDAECEAAGGAKRSCGFGIDQGPHVVLWSLSCAPVIFLLSFITSFYYGTLTWYNVFLVYNEERTFWHKITVCPFLIISYPLIIMAVSLSLGLYSAVVQVSWVFSEWWFSVRDLEKGFCGWACGKLGLEDCSPYSIVELLDSDTISGSLQGKGPGEGVQTSSV is encoded by the exons ATGGAGCAGGTGGAGCAATCAGGATCAGAGAGCCCCCAGCCATCATCCATACAGTCAGACACATCTACAGCTCCAGCGGAGGAAGGAAACAGTGGAACAAGTACCCGCAGGAAGCGCAGAAAGAGGGAGCAAAGGCCTGAATCCATTATCGTGTACCGGTCTGATACAGAGAGGACCGATGGAGACGAGCGAAGTGGTGATGTGGAAGTGACAGAGAGAAACTCAGAGGAAGGAGCTAAATTTCTCTCGACCCCAACTGGGGAAG GAGGCTGGAATCTACCCCCAGACAGCCGCTATGTGACGTTAACCGGCACCATCACACGTGGGAAAAAGAAAGGTCAGGTGGTGGACATTCATGTCACACTGACCGAGAAGGAGCTCCGTGAAATGGCCAAGTCTAAGGAGCGTCTGGATGCTGAGTGTGAAGCAGCAGGAGGAGCAAAGCGCTCGTGTGGTTTTGGAATAGATCAGGGTCCTCATGTGGTGCTATGGAGTCTTTCATGTGCTCCTGTCATCTTCCTGCTCTCCTTCATCACCTCATTTTACTACGGCACACTCACCTGGTATAATGTGTTCCTTGTGTACAATGAGGAGCGGACGTTCTGGCACAAAATCACAGTGTGTCCCTTTCTCATAATTTCTTATCCGCTGATCATCATGGCTGTGTCGTTGTCTTTAGGGCTGTACTCAGCAGTGGTGCAGGTGTCCTGGGTGTTCAGTGAATGGTGGTTCTCAGTTAGGGATCTTGAAAAAGGATTCTGTGGCTGGGCCTGTGGCAAGCTGGGCCTGGAGGACTGCTCTCCATATAGCATTGTAGAATTACTCGACTCTGACACAATTTCAGGAAGTCTGCAGGGGAAAGGTCCTGGCGAGGGCGTGCAGACTTCCTCTGTGTGA